One Legionella hackeliae DNA segment encodes these proteins:
- a CDS encoding TIGR00645 family protein gives MNTIDTTVEYRKRIKIPQLISQIIFFGRWLQAPLYLGLLLILTAYAYRFITELFHLMQHINTADNTQIMLGVLDLIDVVMIANLLIMVIMGGYETFVSRLNLHNHPDQPEWLDHLDAGAMKIKLALALIGISSIHLLRTFIDPGKQTFDNVMWQVVIHITLLVSALAIAYTNKLLSQTN, from the coding sequence ATGAATACTATAGATACCACTGTTGAGTACAGAAAAAGAATAAAAATTCCCCAACTTATTAGTCAGATAATCTTTTTCGGACGTTGGTTACAAGCTCCTTTATATTTAGGACTACTTCTAATTCTGACCGCCTATGCTTATCGATTTATAACAGAATTGTTTCATTTAATGCAGCACATTAATACGGCAGATAATACGCAAATTATGTTAGGAGTTTTGGATTTAATTGACGTAGTGATGATTGCAAATTTACTCATTATGGTCATTATGGGAGGATATGAGACCTTTGTGTCACGATTGAATTTACACAATCATCCTGATCAACCAGAGTGGTTAGATCATCTTGATGCTGGGGCAATGAAAATCAAACTCGCACTTGCTTTAATCGGCATTTCGTCTATTCATCTTTTAAGAACATTTATTGATCCTGGTAAACAAACTTTTGATAATGTCATGTGGCAAGTTGTGATTCATATAACACTACTGGTTTCTGCATTAGCAATTGCTTACACCAATAAATTATTGTCTCAGACTAATTAG
- a CDS encoding YchJ family protein: MTKCPCGSSLNYALCCGSYINGASIPATPEALMRSRYTAYVQANIDYIKQTMRGSPLIHFDASDAEIWAKRVTWLGLKVVQAYLSQTNPNKGYVEFIARFKENNQPGTIHELSEFDYENGSWFYTAGHEPEKISSKSLTKTPRNAPCPCGSQKKFKNCCSK; the protein is encoded by the coding sequence ATGACTAAATGCCCTTGCGGTTCCTCACTGAATTATGCCCTATGTTGTGGTTCCTATATAAACGGCGCGTCTATCCCTGCAACTCCAGAAGCATTAATGCGCTCGCGCTATACAGCGTATGTTCAAGCTAATATCGATTATATTAAACAAACTATGCGCGGAAGTCCTCTAATCCATTTTGATGCATCAGATGCAGAAATATGGGCAAAACGCGTGACCTGGTTAGGATTAAAGGTGGTGCAAGCTTACCTTAGTCAAACAAATCCGAATAAAGGCTACGTTGAATTTATAGCGCGTTTCAAAGAAAACAATCAGCCTGGAACTATTCATGAATTAAGTGAATTTGATTATGAAAATGGCTCATGGTTTTATACAGCAGGGCATGAGCCAGAAAAAATATCCTCTAAGTCCCTAACTAAAACTCCGCGTAATGCACCCTGCCCCTGTGGAAGCCAAAAGAAATTCAAAAACTGTTGTTCAAAATAA
- a CDS encoding WYL domain-containing protein has translation MNVKDKLALAISARNPVECSYHKKKRLIEPYHYGILGNEEQLHCFQYAGESESGGIPQWRNLKLDDIHTVRILDDKQFTIRDTYHPENAHYTKIEKSITISN, from the coding sequence ATGAATGTTAAAGATAAACTAGCTCTAGCAATATCTGCACGAAATCCTGTGGAGTGCAGTTATCATAAAAAAAAGCGACTTATTGAACCCTATCACTATGGCATTTTAGGGAATGAAGAGCAGTTACATTGTTTTCAATATGCCGGAGAAAGTGAGTCCGGAGGTATTCCGCAATGGCGAAACTTAAAACTTGATGATATTCACACTGTGCGCATTTTGGATGATAAGCAATTCACCATACGAGACACTTATCACCCTGAAAATGCTCATTATACCAAGATTGAAAAAAGTATAACTATCTCAAACTAA
- a CDS encoding DUF5617 domain-containing protein, producing the protein MSFEQLLELIQWFSAISNSKFPLSTNIPVSTKDWELLKKTAQEHLNLLQQAETQSSDTEKNINAIERAMSFIAFCSNQDDELTNISQASLLWLTNQYKIFKEDAKRLFVCRLKLGSVFTNYLDNHSDAIAFYEQHEELQHAYPAGAQFIKEKKEQGAVETKTFDELIKDIHFQLKEVNQPFTVIPLLDEYFDEPTRLAAFIVWLCQQEEVSENQEGSVEERILNSGLLQAIFRFHIQNLSQEDNPLSRLYKLLSENNATKELAYLATKHTVEESAWRSYNLAGQLCLHATLNVAEENKIEFSGVSSQTAFNNLCSLFKDTFFYHAFNWLYHDQKKEENFSLWRKALNENGVAFNALPDLINQLITNYEEKPLYLRLELLAKLVSKDTLTYHLITQQQVNIIYLLFYHKSTIYDFFKGEELIGYLNNFLADTKVGAEKKFDLIYLLHKWLRRNGSTHLAHLIYQMLVNFLLQPPYVLLDDSRVEMMRDEYQKLIFSDQYYSEEDSSSDDELVPEPSSDEEDSEESVSEDGYVSEEENAASDEEIEHTNLQYVMAKFLKKLDDYCDDEWVAFCDLRLGKDTFDNKDYEALFERWSIYMRKSHFFRRTRYPDKEIPTFRETKFKETLIKYRFSLLQDKFVLEDMLAVLFNLSEEKEIFSCQQALVNVLIESDGALGKQIIKLLTQYNRYWFFIVWDEERPFLLKEAVRNRNLVLTTYLLTQRCKLFDSVQISKGFIKAIKLSDLTFVKLFLIPEVIQVLTGEQIESIYRAALDANNREIFKFLLDNRQLLSLPKTLYLTLLDSAVLSNSTEELVLLCKLDYELSGDELQSLFLNALSHEHWHGVISILDKKAKGHFKPETFHVAWDYVSENWPLTHQRQFIRTCGTRFSADLIERATYYYFGEGKVEGVSDLIKLRGENELSKAKLEKIFQYSLENAEKWFEVAYQITLEQSERALTQKDVSTAILDIVIPTEDSKLLNKIYERFDSSLHPDKNTVQQAFRHAFNGFDFSTILILVDKALGYLDAKLLLIHLGRAYQDGWKPMIRTLESACKAKNISSKDVSTLIKKLPEKDARNLCSLQGDFEPDIEVLYEAVRKGNYSLVSVFFQENNTLKKNPDLIRGIFTEAKKQPHLLPLFCQLPHSRFLSFQEKTELLRDLVEMDEYQTIKSFWEGEISYPRTLWMAALDLAIEKQKPDLISFLDKLTSYYQIAWDTKLLEGVRLGSLDVVKTLTRILISKKIPIDINGLRNESSSKNHVQLTAWLDQMRALHAYQRVSESKETVLLEALAVLRDYTKSGSTLTRFFTGHWHRNHITEVTDILNTSIVSISDLVEKLNAVPLVNKHGSLARRITYIVDVLLPLHNAENDSDEDSSYDSSYEDTDSQTEENVFEEEVFQAPLSI; encoded by the coding sequence ATGAGTTTTGAGCAACTACTTGAATTGATACAATGGTTTTCAGCAATCAGCAATAGTAAATTCCCCCTATCAACGAATATCCCAGTTTCCACTAAAGATTGGGAGTTGCTAAAAAAAACTGCGCAAGAGCATCTCAATCTATTGCAGCAAGCAGAGACTCAATCCTCCGACACAGAAAAGAACATTAACGCTATAGAGCGCGCGATGAGTTTTATTGCATTTTGCTCAAATCAGGACGACGAATTAACTAACATTAGCCAAGCTAGTCTACTGTGGCTCACAAACCAGTATAAAATTTTCAAAGAAGATGCAAAAAGACTATTTGTCTGTAGACTAAAACTAGGCAGTGTTTTCACGAATTACCTTGATAATCATAGCGACGCTATTGCATTTTACGAACAACACGAAGAATTACAGCATGCCTACCCAGCGGGGGCACAATTTATTAAAGAAAAGAAAGAGCAGGGTGCTGTCGAGACAAAGACATTTGATGAATTAATTAAGGATATTCACTTTCAGCTAAAAGAAGTGAACCAGCCTTTTACAGTTATTCCATTATTGGACGAATATTTTGATGAACCTACTCGTCTGGCTGCATTTATCGTATGGTTATGCCAGCAAGAAGAAGTCTCAGAAAACCAGGAGGGTAGTGTTGAAGAACGAATTCTTAACTCTGGCTTACTACAGGCTATTTTTAGATTTCATATCCAAAATCTGAGTCAAGAAGATAATCCATTATCCAGGCTCTATAAGCTCTTATCAGAAAACAATGCCACCAAAGAATTAGCCTATCTGGCTACCAAGCATACAGTAGAAGAATCGGCGTGGCGCTCTTACAATTTAGCTGGCCAATTGTGTCTCCATGCAACTCTTAACGTAGCAGAAGAAAATAAAATCGAATTTTCAGGAGTATCTTCGCAAACTGCTTTTAATAATCTGTGTAGCTTATTCAAAGACACGTTTTTTTATCATGCGTTTAATTGGCTTTACCATGATCAAAAGAAAGAAGAAAATTTTTCACTCTGGCGGAAAGCATTAAATGAAAATGGTGTTGCATTTAATGCTCTACCTGATTTAATTAATCAATTAATTACCAATTATGAAGAGAAGCCACTCTATTTAAGACTAGAGCTTTTGGCTAAATTGGTTTCAAAAGATACCTTAACTTATCATCTTATCACTCAGCAACAAGTCAATATCATTTATTTACTTTTTTACCATAAGTCGACTATCTATGATTTTTTCAAAGGCGAGGAACTTATTGGATATTTAAATAATTTCCTGGCAGATACCAAAGTTGGGGCCGAGAAAAAATTTGATCTTATTTACCTTTTGCATAAATGGCTAAGGAGGAACGGGAGTACTCATTTGGCGCATCTGATCTATCAAATGCTTGTTAATTTTCTGTTACAGCCTCCTTATGTTTTATTGGATGATAGTCGAGTTGAGATGATGAGAGATGAGTATCAAAAACTTATCTTTTCAGATCAGTATTATAGTGAAGAAGATAGTAGTAGTGATGATGAGTTAGTCCCTGAGCCCTCAAGTGATGAAGAGGATAGTGAAGAGAGTGTTAGTGAAGATGGGTATGTTAGTGAGGAGGAGAATGCCGCTTCTGATGAGGAAATTGAGCACACTAATCTTCAGTATGTAATGGCGAAATTTTTAAAAAAACTCGATGACTATTGTGATGATGAGTGGGTTGCTTTCTGTGATCTTAGATTGGGCAAGGACACTTTTGACAATAAAGATTACGAAGCATTGTTTGAACGGTGGTCTATTTATATGCGTAAAAGCCACTTCTTTCGACGCACTCGTTACCCAGATAAAGAGATTCCGACTTTCAGAGAGACGAAGTTTAAAGAAACACTCATCAAATATCGTTTTTCTTTATTGCAAGACAAGTTCGTATTGGAAGATATGCTGGCTGTCTTATTTAATTTATCGGAAGAAAAGGAGATATTTTCCTGTCAACAAGCGTTAGTCAATGTGCTTATTGAAAGTGATGGTGCGCTTGGTAAACAAATTATTAAATTATTAACGCAATATAACCGTTATTGGTTTTTCATAGTTTGGGATGAAGAAAGACCATTCCTATTAAAAGAAGCAGTTCGAAACCGCAATTTGGTACTTACGACTTATCTCCTGACGCAACGATGTAAACTTTTTGATAGTGTCCAGATTTCTAAGGGTTTTATTAAGGCAATTAAATTAAGCGATCTAACTTTTGTTAAGTTATTTTTGATTCCTGAAGTCATTCAGGTGCTTACTGGGGAACAAATAGAGTCGATATATAGGGCTGCATTGGATGCAAACAATCGAGAAATATTCAAATTTTTGCTTGATAATCGTCAATTATTATCACTACCAAAAACGTTATATCTAACACTGCTCGACAGTGCTGTTCTTTCTAACTCTACAGAAGAGCTCGTTTTATTATGTAAACTTGACTATGAGCTATCCGGTGATGAACTCCAGTCATTATTTTTGAATGCCCTTAGTCATGAACATTGGCATGGAGTCATTAGTATTCTTGATAAGAAAGCCAAGGGTCATTTTAAACCGGAGACTTTCCATGTCGCATGGGATTATGTATCCGAAAATTGGCCATTGACTCACCAAAGACAGTTTATTAGAACTTGTGGGACCCGTTTCAGTGCAGATCTAATAGAGCGTGCTACCTATTACTATTTTGGGGAAGGTAAGGTAGAAGGTGTCAGCGATTTAATTAAATTAAGAGGGGAGAATGAACTATCAAAAGCCAAACTTGAAAAAATATTTCAATATTCCCTGGAAAATGCAGAGAAGTGGTTTGAAGTTGCTTATCAGATCACTTTGGAACAGAGTGAGAGGGCTTTAACTCAAAAGGATGTTTCAACGGCAATTCTCGATATTGTGATACCTACAGAGGATAGCAAACTCTTAAACAAAATATATGAACGATTTGATTCAAGTTTACATCCTGACAAGAATACAGTGCAGCAAGCGTTTCGGCATGCTTTTAACGGGTTTGATTTTTCCACTATTCTGATTTTAGTTGACAAAGCACTGGGCTATCTTGATGCAAAATTATTACTAATCCATTTAGGTAGAGCATACCAAGATGGTTGGAAACCAATGATTAGGACATTAGAAAGCGCATGTAAAGCCAAAAATATTAGTTCTAAAGATGTAAGTACACTGATAAAGAAGTTGCCAGAAAAGGATGCACGGAACCTATGCTCTCTACAAGGGGACTTTGAACCTGATATTGAAGTTCTTTACGAAGCCGTGAGAAAGGGTAATTATTCGTTAGTATCAGTATTTTTTCAAGAAAATAACACTCTTAAAAAAAATCCCGATCTAATAAGGGGTATATTCACGGAAGCAAAAAAACAACCTCATTTATTACCTCTGTTTTGTCAACTACCCCATTCCCGATTTTTATCTTTTCAGGAAAAAACCGAACTGCTTCGTGATTTAGTAGAGATGGATGAATATCAAACAATCAAATCGTTTTGGGAGGGGGAGATTAGTTATCCAAGGACATTATGGATGGCAGCACTGGATCTGGCAATTGAGAAACAAAAACCGGATTTGATTTCTTTTCTTGATAAATTGACCTCTTATTACCAAATTGCATGGGATACAAAATTATTAGAAGGCGTTCGACTTGGTAGTTTAGACGTAGTAAAAACACTGACCAGAATACTGATATCCAAAAAAATACCCATAGATATTAACGGATTACGTAACGAGTCAAGTAGTAAAAATCACGTTCAATTGACAGCATGGCTTGACCAAATGCGTGCATTGCATGCTTATCAACGCGTTAGTGAATCTAAAGAAACGGTGTTACTGGAAGCACTGGCAGTGCTAAGGGATTACACTAAATCAGGTTCTACTCTTACACGTTTTTTTACAGGCCACTGGCATCGAAACCATATTACTGAAGTAACTGACATCCTTAACACATCTATAGTCTCCATAAGTGATTTGGTAGAAAAACTTAATGCTGTTCCTTTGGTCAATAAACACGGCTCTTTAGCAAGACGCATCACCTATATTGTGGATGTTTTGTTACCGCTTCATAATGCAGAGAACGATTCTGATGAAGACTCTAGTTACGACTCAAGCTATGAAGATACGGACTCCCAAACTGAGGAGAACGTATTTGAGGAAGAAGTGTTTCAAGCGCCTTTAAGTATATAA
- a CDS encoding EI24 domain-containing protein, with protein MVQDLNEETSNFNQDSLTRELTAALVMEHQLRAIMDDWISKTSSEQAKQLQKKILIAAQESIKGMLQATSKEVFMLQQQRFNQLIVGVKNQLNLEEDLEGPLEDYRFYRELLQVLRSATAENFKTLHEKLPTWFKEHEQYTHWKIELDFLKGESDARIFETHKNLLIEGLLANESHQQLANLMSIALIEQNNHMLADTRLSYLKETNNRKKLIADISWIGLGALLVAAAAVLSIAFPPLIIPGLVIGGAVLAYGAIDFIRNSAELYNELQLTPLGERKISSRTRDEIAQLEDQLNKGENTFIERQQLEKKHWSNEEKLVKGLGYTSSFLGFALAIAALSLIIPGVGAPIAAVITIAALSVAISVVAVSVLGTKLVREHQHQQKVQEKTEEKMAADKQVVTKISKLTHQPTTNKDLSHEESKQKKPVSPSKPLTEKAEEGDEEDESEGESFKR; from the coding sequence ATGGTACAAGATTTAAATGAAGAGACTTCAAATTTTAATCAGGATTCGTTAACAAGAGAGTTGACTGCTGCATTAGTTATGGAACATCAATTACGAGCCATTATGGATGATTGGATTAGTAAAACGTCTTCTGAGCAAGCGAAACAGCTACAAAAGAAAATTTTAATTGCCGCTCAGGAGTCGATAAAAGGAATGCTGCAAGCGACTTCAAAAGAAGTGTTTATGCTGCAGCAACAACGGTTTAATCAATTAATCGTGGGCGTTAAAAATCAGCTTAATTTAGAAGAGGATTTGGAAGGTCCATTAGAAGATTATCGATTTTATAGAGAGCTTCTACAGGTATTGCGCAGTGCAACAGCAGAAAATTTTAAGACCTTGCATGAAAAATTACCTACGTGGTTTAAAGAACATGAGCAGTATACCCATTGGAAGATAGAATTGGATTTCTTGAAAGGCGAATCTGATGCACGTATTTTTGAAACGCACAAAAATCTGTTGATAGAAGGTCTATTAGCGAATGAATCTCATCAGCAATTGGCAAATCTCATGTCCATAGCTCTTATAGAGCAGAACAATCATATGTTGGCTGATACTCGCTTATCTTATCTGAAGGAAACAAATAATCGTAAAAAATTAATCGCAGACATCAGTTGGATAGGACTGGGTGCTTTGCTTGTAGCTGCAGCTGCCGTATTAAGTATTGCGTTCCCGCCATTGATTATTCCAGGATTAGTCATTGGGGGCGCTGTTTTAGCCTATGGAGCTATTGATTTTATAAGAAATAGTGCCGAACTTTATAATGAACTACAATTAACGCCTCTTGGGGAAAGAAAAATTTCATCAAGGACTCGTGATGAAATTGCCCAATTGGAAGACCAATTAAATAAAGGTGAAAATACTTTTATTGAACGCCAACAACTCGAGAAAAAGCATTGGTCAAATGAGGAAAAACTAGTTAAAGGATTAGGTTATACCTCTTCTTTTCTTGGTTTTGCCTTAGCCATTGCTGCTTTGTCATTGATAATTCCTGGGGTGGGTGCTCCAATTGCCGCAGTAATTACTATCGCTGCCTTGTCTGTAGCAATCAGTGTCGTTGCGGTGAGTGTTTTAGGAACTAAACTCGTTCGAGAACATCAACATCAGCAAAAGGTCCAGGAGAAAACTGAAGAAAAAATGGCGGCTGATAAACAAGTAGTAACTAAGATTAGCAAACTCACGCACCAACCGACGACTAACAAAGATTTATCTCACGAAGAGAGTAAGCAAAAAAAGCCTGTTTCTCCCAGTAAGCCATTAACTGAAAAGGCAGAAGAAGGCGATGAGGAAGACGAAAGTGAAGGGGAAAGTTTTAAACGGTGA